From one Desulfurobacterium thermolithotrophum DSM 11699 genomic stretch:
- a CDS encoding metallophosphoesterase family protein, which translates to MKVGIISDIHGNIHALQAVAEELEKEQVDEVWCLGDVVGYGAFPNECLQWIEDNCTHFVLGNHELALLNLVDISMLNDYAARTILWTKEVLKEKFLDFLMSKGVQVLTSKFQLVHDTPESSGSMKYILTIEDAYHGLIRQVRQVCFFGHTHIPTVFKLEVANPDRIRTSIVKLKKGRYLINPGSVGQPRDRNPEASFIIFDGKTIYFRRVKYDVKSAAKAILKAGLPKFLAARLLVGV; encoded by the coding sequence ATGAAAGTAGGAATAATATCCGATATCCATGGAAATATCCATGCCTTACAGGCTGTAGCTGAAGAATTAGAGAAAGAACAGGTTGATGAAGTTTGGTGTTTAGGGGACGTTGTAGGTTACGGTGCTTTCCCAAATGAGTGTCTTCAGTGGATTGAAGATAACTGTACTCACTTTGTTTTAGGAAACCATGAATTAGCACTTTTGAATCTTGTAGATATTTCAATGCTAAATGATTATGCTGCTAGAACAATCCTTTGGACGAAAGAAGTTCTAAAAGAGAAATTCTTAGACTTTCTTATGTCAAAGGGAGTACAAGTATTAACTTCTAAATTTCAATTGGTTCACGATACTCCTGAATCATCAGGAAGTATGAAGTATATATTAACGATAGAAGATGCTTACCATGGACTCATTAGACAAGTTAGACAAGTTTGTTTCTTTGGACATACTCATATACCTACAGTTTTTAAACTAGAGGTAGCAAATCCGGATAGGATTCGAACTTCTATAGTTAAACTTAAAAAAGGAAGATATCTTATAAATCCTGGAAGTGTAGGACAACCAAGGGATAGAAATCCTGAAGCTTCTTTTATAATCTTTGATGGAAAAACTATTTACTTTCGACGGGTGAAATATGACGTAAAGTCGGCAGCGAAAGCCATTTTAAAAGCTGGACTTCCTAAATTCTTAGCAGCAAGATTACTTGTGGGGGTGTAG